TACAATGTCAGGCCCTACTTGATCGACGACTCTGAAGACCTCAGTGTCAATTGCTTTATTTTTATAATCCACACTGTGCGTCATTGCCATACAATATTGCACATCCGCAAGCCTGATTCCATTTGCCCTGCATGACATGTCAAGGCGTTCCCACAACAGTCCTTCTTCGGTAAACTCCCTTATGATGTCACGCAGGCTGACAACACTGTGTGAGGAAAGCTGCTTAACGCTGACAGACAAAGTGTATTCATTCTGCATATCGAGTTCATTAAGCGCCTGATGCATTTGTGCAATTTGTCTTTCTGTTATGGAAAAGCTTTCTTCTTTTTCTTTTATTTTGGTTTCCAAAAAAGTTTTGATTCTGTCGTTCGTCGTGCCATCCTTCAGGATTTCGGATATTTCAGTTAGACCAAAGCCAAGGCTTTTTAATACCTGAATATGATTTGCACGGACAATCTGCTTTTCACCGTAAAACCGGTAATTATTCATACAGTCTATTTGTTCAGGCTTGAGCAGTCCTATCTTGTCATAATTTCGCAGCATATGGATGCTTATTCCAGTCAGAGTTGAGAACTCTCCGATTTTTAGCATGGTTTACCTCTTACTCTTTTCCTGTATTATATAAACCTACCAGAAATTCAATCAACTTAATAGTTTATAAGATTCACAGGCTGTGCCTGTGGTTTGGCAGAGGGTCTGTCAAAGAATTGGCAGCGGATTATCGAACAGGAACTTGACCAACAGGATGAGGATTTGTAAGCGGTATGATGATTTTACTCAATTTTCCTCAAATACAGTCAACAATGCCCTATTCCATCGGTTTCTGTGGAAAATTGGGAAGTCCTTATTGGAGTCGATAACATGTCCGATGCATCATGGCAATCGAGGCAGGACTGAGCATCCACCGGACTTCCCTAAAGTTCCACTATCACTCAGCGGAGAAAATCCTACCAGGTTGTGAATACTGTGTATCTCCTACCTGATACCTCAAACCTTCAAATAAAGCTCTGAATGACCCCTTTTAGCGGTTTTCTTGGTAAATGTGGGAGTTCTTCCCGGAACCGATAATATGGAAAGGGAATCCCTTTGTCATACATCCGTGACTTTCTGGGTCATTCCAGCATAGACGACTTCCGTGTATGTAGATGCAAACTCGGAGATGATAACAAAAGCTCTGAAGATAAGCGCCAAGCCAATTGCAGCAATCTTAAAAGCGAAAGCAAGACGAGAATGGAAGGAGGATGATAAGACCTTGGCAAAACTCTGTGGCCTGCGATGAAAGTATTATCCTCAAATTTATACCTGTAATTTTTTATCAGTCACAAATTACTCATGTAGTTATGGATATGAACAAATGAGGATAATCTTGAAGGAGCCTAACTACTTCATTTGCTTTATTCCTCCTTCGTGCGTAACGTAACATCGTAACCTGGTCGATCCGGTACTTGGAAAACATCAGTTCAATTGCAAAGGGATAATCAGCTTTGGAAAGCATCAGATTTTTGTTGGCAAACAGATCTACAATCAGCTTTTCCAAGGGAACCTGATATTTCGCACTATCCGATCGGGGAGCCTCTGTCACCAAACGGGTGATGATGATTCCATCATCAGTACCATATAGCATCATCTCCTTGACGGTTGCTTTCAGCAGCACCTTGCCTGGGAATTTCTCTGTAAGAGCGGAGAATACAAAATCACAACCATCTTTCTCAACTTCCAGGAAGATGTGATTGTGTGCTATGAGGTGATTGAAGAATTCATTGAGCCATGAGAGTTCCCAAACCCTGTAGGAAAGCAAAGGAAAATGCTCTTTCATGTACCCAATCACATGGAGAGCTGTATCTGAATATGCCCCGGTAAAAATGCTTTTATTTGGCTCCTTCTCTGCTTTCTTATATTGGTTTCGCCCAATCCTTACTATCAATTTTGAATTACGAAGGGTCCCAATCAAGTACCTGAGTTGGGTATCCTTGAAGGAGGGCTCGACAGACTGTGCCGCATGGAGGATCTGTTGCCTTGAAAAAATGCCATCAGGCAGTTTCTGGATGATTTCCTGTTTTTTCATATCTGCTACCTTATTCAGCCGTTTTGGCAATATTCTGATTATTTGCCGTTTTGGCTGTTTTTAGTATAGCAACCATCACCTTCAAAGTCATTAGCCACATCGACAAATTAAAATATTTTGTCGATATGGCTTTTATGTGTAACTGAAATAGGGATTACCATGGCCATTTGGGAGATAGTACACATTTCCTTATCTGATTTCATATCAGAGAAGATTTCTTTTAGATTCTTTCTTTCGCGATACCTTATTTATTTGCATTCGACCTGTTGGACTAGAATAGTCTGTGTTTTACAGCAAATGTCTGATATGATTTGTATTCAGGAAGGGTGGTAATTCCTGATGAAGAAACGTTGAGGCTTGAAAAATGCGGGTTTCGACTAAACCGCAACGGGGGTCACTCAGCTCGAACAATAATGGTTGAGGAGTTGGAGCTCCTTTTTACATATCGGTAATCCCAATGCTTCGAAACAATCATGCTTGGATGCAATTGTTACGGAGAATTGCTTGGGAATGTGACCGTTACGTGCGGGGAAAGAGGCCTTCTGATAATGAGTTGAGGGTTAAGAAACATAGGGATATCGCAACTGCGTTATGCGGGCGCAACTATGAGGCACTCGTCAAGAGTCTTGTATTCCCTTTTACCTATACGTACAAACCCGATTCTCTTGATATGGAGCAGTAGCAGATGGTTCATTATGAGAGTAACTATGCAATAACCCATGCCTTGGCCTATACGGATGAGGTCCTGCTACCTGATGTCACCATAGCGGTGGAGCAGGGGATCATCACGTATGTTGGCAAGCATGATCAAAAGAGGGTGCAGCATCTCGATCAGTATGATGCCAAGGGCAACCTTGTGGGCCCTGGTCTGGTCGATATGCACATCCATGGCTGTGGTGGCTTTGATTCAACCAGAGGCAATGTACAGGAAAACCTTGAAGGTATGGCCCTGTTTCTTGCAGGGAAGGGTATCACTAGTTTCCAACTTGCAGTTGTCATGGATTTGGATCTCTTGGGTCAGATCAAAAAAGCAATGGATACGAGTGCTTTTCTCTCATCCTATCTGCTTGGGGTCTATGTGGAAGGCCCCTTTATCGCACCTGAAAAAAGGGTGGCATTCTATCTTCAGGTATTAGGGCCTTTGATAGGGGGTATCTGGAAAGCATTCTTTCTATCAAGTGTGGAAAGAAGCCACTTGTCACCTCTATGACCATAGCTCCTGAACTGCAAGGCAGTGAAGAGCTCTCGAGTGTCTTGGAACAGAACAACATTGTTGTGGCCTATGGCCATAGTGATTGTCCCTTGGAGGCATTGAAACCTAGGGATAAGAATCATCTTACCCATCTTTTCAATGCGATGAGCGGCATAGATCACAAACGCCCAGGCTTGGCAGCCATGCCATTTGTCCGTGACTACAGTCATGCAACGTATGAACTCATTTGTGATGGAGTGCATGTGCATCCGTCAGTGATAGACTTGACGATCAATTCACTTGGTACTGAAAGGCTTTGTCTGATTTCTGATGCTATGAGTTTGGCGGGCATGGGTACCGGTGAAGGCCTCTATTTGGGCAAGCAAATCTATTCGAATGGAAAGGCCTGCTATTACAGTGATAGTGACATACTGATAGGTTCTGCTATGCTGATCAGCGAATCAGCAAAGAACCTTGTTCACAAAAGCTTATTGGACAAGCGATCCTTCTTTCAGGTTGCGTGCGAGAACCCCTTACGGGTGCTTTCGCAAACAGATCGAGGCAGGATCAAACCCGGATACAAGGCTGACTTGGTGATGCTTTCCTCTGACACGGAAATCCAAGAGGTTTTCAAGGCAGAATAAGAAAGCACTGCTATATCTAATTAATGGTTTGTATAGAATGATGTGAGATAGGTGATGATTTATAGTCAAAGTAATTGAATGCAATGAAATATATTAGTGTATCTTTGGCGATGACTAGTAATTCTGTTGGTGTCCACTAGAATTGTCTAATTGGCCAAATCGTTGGTTCAGCCCGAGTTTATCAAATTTTCCATGCAACATTTACCCTAACGGTTCTTGCAAACTTCACCTTAGGATAAAGTGCGGTTCAACAATCAACCAATTTAACAGACAGTTGCTGCTTTCATTAGAAGAGGGTAAGGCCTTTACTGTTCTGATTCACATCCCTTTGTAGAGGTGAATAAGTAGGTGGTATGGATAGGAAAAATGAATGGGAAAGCGAAAGACGATGTTGGTGTCGATGGTTGCAAACCACAACGAAGGCAGTCGAGGATAACGTGTTTCCAGAGTGCACGTTGTCACTGCAAAAAGAGTACCCTGATCAGTGAGTGATGGTTATCATAGGATTACAGATAACAACAATTGTTGGACTAGCTACCCCTTATGTAATCACCACCCCTATCTTGGTCGTTCTTTATCATTGAGATAGTGGTTGTAGATGGTGCCCTCAGTCTCATAGTCGTGTTCTGCATCCATTGTAAGATCTGATTGAGTAGTACATCACTCTCCTTAAATGGGCCTTGGAAGAGAGCAGAGACTACTTTTTGAGTAGGTATCGAATGACAGGTTACCTGTGTATGCTCAAGCGATATCTTCTTGGCAACTGGGAACCCCATCTCAACATCCCACTGCTCTATATCAGTATTGTAGTAACAGACAAAAGGATGAGAAGCGGGGGAGTACCTGCTTCTCTTTCATAACTCTCTTGAGTCATGGCGGGAAAATCCTCAAACCGTAACACCGTACGGATATTTGCCACCTGCTGTTCACGCACCTCATAAAACCCAATCCCTGACACTACACTCATCGTACTCTTACCCGCTTGATCGGTCGTCTCAGGGCAACCAGCTGTTTCACATCCTCAAGCACCTCTGGGCTCCCAACTTCAATCATCAACCACTTTTGCTGCAGCCCTGTCTTTGCATCGGCAAATACCTGCTGTACATACTCAGTAAGGAAAGATAGGAGTATCTCAGCCTCAGCCATCTCCCGATATCCAATGACAATAAGAGCGAGGAATGAACCCTCCTGAGGATAGAGCGTGCAGAGGCTTCTTCCCCCCTTCTTGTATTTTACATTCCAGCCATACTGCATTGTGCATTTACTGAACTCAACCACCGGTTTAACCTGATAGGTCTCCTCCAGATAAGAGCACAAGCTGTCAAACAGCGGGTTCTGGACCTGCTTCGCAATAGCGTTGAAGGACATACCCACATCTTCTGTCCTGATCGGGAGCCAGAGTTCCATTGAGTTTGTGCTGTGGTACAACTCAGCTGAGAACGTCCCGCATTTTACCTTATGCTGCTTCATCCATCTCCTCATGTAGGTCATTGCTTTGTGGATTGCGCTGCCGATAAGCAGGTCAAAACTCTCAGCTTCTATACTGCATACCGCATAGTCACCCTTGAGAAGGGTGAAGTGAGCAAGACCTTCTTGATCAACTCCCTCTGCTCCTACAAAGTAAGTGGCTAAAGCATCACCTTTCCGCTTTGTGTACAGTACCCCTATGCTTACAGTGTCTACTGGCTGTGTTTGATGAAACGTATCCCATAGGCTGGCTGCAGCAGACACTCCGGTTTCTCTCCCACCAGAGAGGTCAGTATCGGGGAGGAGCCTCTCAATACCTGAGAAGAAACGAGGGGCTTCCAGCTTCCTTCGGGTTACTTCAACTACCATATCATCGGTAATGAGTGGAACACCTTCTTCGATATCTGCATACAGAATGGAAACATCGGCTTTGAGACAATGGTTGAGATGCACAGGATGCTGGCGGTACTCATCCGGAGTGAGGCCGTAGGCATCACGGAAGGCCCGGGTGTAATTGGCATGGTCGGAGAAACCAAACTCCAAGGCAATATCAAGAATACGCTTCTGAGTATTGGTAAGTGCTTCACATGACCTTGCCAACCTTCTCAGTCTTACATACTCTCCCACAGGCATCCCTACCAAACGGTTAAAAAGCCGCTGAAAGTAGAACGGTGACAAGGAGGCTACTGTAGCCAGCTCTCCAATAGATAAATCTTTTGTCTCAATGACATCCACCACACGTTGGATCGATTCCCATGCTTGCATGTAAATACGATAGCACAACAACAGCTCCTGCGCTTGTCAGAGAATGCCCTCTTTGGGGAAAATAGTATCGGAACTAGGAAGAACAATCACAAAATCCACAGCATCGAGAGTCATCACTGGATGGCATTCTAAGCAAATCTTGTCTCCCAACACAACAAAACCTCCCTGTATTGCCAGGAGGTTTTATATTGTTTGCCAAGCATGGGCAATAACTAAGTGCTAGCTTCCTGTTTCAACATACTGTTGAAAATGTTGTACAGTTTGGCAGGGTTGAGGACAGTCACCTCCGCCTCTGTGTTCTCGACTAGGAACCTTGCCAAGGAGAAGGAGGAAGTCCCCGCTTCCATAAGAACCAGATCCCCCTTGCAAAGCCTGCCTGCAAGCTTGGCCTTGCCCTTGGGGCCCATCTTCCCGGTAAAAAAATGACGGTTTCCCAGATCAGGCCCGTCTAGGATGCACCCGTGGAATGTCTTTTTTGACAAATCCAACCCATAGGCCCGTTCGTACTGCATGTTCATTGCCATGGCAGCACCCCCTAAGAAGAGTTTTGGAGCTGGAAGGCTGTATGGACACGGATTGTAATCCACCATTTTTATTTACAGGGTCATATCGGGAGGCAAAAGCCTCCACGACATGACCGACGATAGACTTCGATGACCGGCTTGAAGTATTTTTTTAAGCCAAGGTATCGGATTACTCCAATCCTTACAACCAGGGACACTCGGCCACCGGCTTCCTAACTCCGTCAGTTAAGAATATCATCGAAACTCCAGCTGTAAAGACTAGATCTACTTTCTTGTCCTTACAGCAGTCATTCTATTTTTTAACACTCAGACCAGAAAATGGGGTTTCAAGCACATCAAAGGTTGATCAGCCTCAGCACATCACCAAAGGATTTGCCTTTCCTGTCCATGGCCTCCAGGAGCTTCTGGGCTTGCAGAAGCCTTTGCTACTCGCGGAGGTTCTTCAATTCCGAAAGAGCCTCGTCATATTCTTCCTTCAGCCTTGCGACGCGGGTCTCGACGTCTATTACCTTCTTCTCGATTGTCTCGCTCTTCCTTGGCCTGCCCATGTCATGCCTCCTTGGTCTCGGCAGTGGAGTCATCCCGTACATCGGGATCCGGCTTGCCCCCGCCTTTCGCATTCCTGTTGTCTATCACCGACAGGATGTCCTTCTGCCTTGCCGTGATTGCATGGTCGAGATGGTAGGCACCGTCGCCGATCCGTATCGGCTCTATCTTCTCCAGCTCGCCCAGAGCGGATACGACATTCATGTAGTTGGGCCTTCTCCCCGTCGCCAGGATATGGCTGTTGATGGCGAAATACAGGCGGCTTCGCAGGATCAGGGCGATGAACTCGATGAATATCTTCGACCTCAGGGCCTCTACGCTCAGGATCCTCTCGGCGTTGCTTCCCGTGAATGTCTTGTCGGCGCTGAACAGCTTATCGGAGCAATCGCTAGACTTGTAGAGCAGGAGGGCTTCTCTTGCTGTCATCTTCTCGGAGCTGATCAGGCAGTAGTAACCGCAGTATCTTATGTATTCGTCGATCGCCCCGTAGTTCTTGGAATACATCAGCAGGACCATGTCCTTGTCGTCGGAAAGCGTGAGGTCGAAGAACCTGCTGTTAGCCTTGAGGTTGAGCCTGTCGCATTTCCTGCCCAGCATCCTGTCCAGCGTCCCCTCCATCTTCTTGCCGCAGGTCTCGAGGGAGCTCCTCTTGGCAACATATTTCCCCGCCGAATAGTAGATTTGGAAGTACCGCTTCTTCTTGTCCTCGCCGTA
The sequence above is a segment of the Sphaerochaeta pleomorpha str. Grapes genome. Coding sequences within it:
- a CDS encoding DUF3788 family protein, with amino-acid sequence MQAWESIQRVVDVIETKDLSIGELATVASLSPFYFQRLFNRLVGMPVGEYVRLRRLARSCEALTNTQKRILDIALEFGFSDHANYTRAFRDAYGLTPDEYRQHPVHLNHCLKADVSILYADIEEGVPLITDDMVVEVTRRKLEAPRFFSGIERLLPDTDLSGGRETGVSAAASLWDTFHQTQPVDTVSIGVLYTKRKGDALATYFVGAEGVDQEGLAHFTLLKGDYAVCSIEAESFDLLIGSAIHKAMTYMRRWMKQHKVKCGTFSAELYHSTNSMELWLPIRTEDVGMSFNAIAKQVQNPLFDSLCSYLEETYQVKPVVEFSKCTMQYGWNVKYKKGGRSLCTLYPQEGSFLALIVIGYREMAEAEILLSFLTEYVQQVFADAKTGLQQKWLMIEVGSPEVLEDVKQLVALRRPIKRVRVR
- a CDS encoding MerR family transcriptional regulator encodes the protein MLKIGEFSTLTGISIHMLRNYDKIGLLKPEQIDCMNNYRFYGEKQIVRANHIQVLKSLGFGLTEISEILKDGTTNDRIKTFLETKIKEKEESFSITERQIAQMHQALNELDMQNEYTLSVSVKQLSSHSVVSLRDIIREFTEEGLLWERLDMSCRANGIRLADVQYCMAMTHSVDYKNKAIDTEVFRVVDQVGPDIVGLRFSKMPETEAAVVAFQGKYSRLGDINRYMYHWIIENGYRISGKAFNIYYISPENEQNPENFVTEICYPIKNNS
- a CDS encoding DUF6577 family protein, coding for MKKQEIIQKLPDGIFSRQQILHAAQSVEPSFKDTQLRYLIGTLRNSKLIVRIGRNQYKKAEKEPNKSIFTGAYSDTALHVIGYMKEHFPLLSYRVWELSWLNEFFNHLIAHNHIFLEVEKDGCDFVFSALTEKFPGKVLLKATVKEMMLYGTDDGIIITRLVTEAPRSDSAKYQVPLEKLIVDLFANKNLMLSKADYPFAIELMFSKYRIDQVTMLRYARRRNKANEVVRLLQDYPHLFISITT
- a CDS encoding amidohydrolase family protein; amino-acid sequence: MTIAPELQGSEELSSVLEQNNIVVAYGHSDCPLEALKPRDKNHLTHLFNAMSGIDHKRPGLAAMPFVRDYSHATYELICDGVHVHPSVIDLTINSLGTERLCLISDAMSLAGMGTGEGLYLGKQIYSNGKACYYSDSDILIGSAMLISESAKNLVHKSLLDKRSFFQVACENPLRVLSQTDRGRIKPGYKADLVMLSSDTEIQEVFKAE